The genomic interval TCACGCACGTCTTCACGCATTTTCCGCTGGAGCTTACGGTCTATACCGCGAGCGCTGCCGCGCGTGCCCGCGCGCCCGAGGGTATGCGCTGGGTGCCGATCGCAACGCTGAAGGATGAAGCGTTGCCGAACCTGATGCGCAAGGTCATCGCGCACGGGTTGGGCGAGTGAAAGTTAATTCAACGTCGTCCTGGCCAAGTGAGCGCAGCGAACGCAGAGCCGGGACCCAGAACCCCTGACGTCAGTGAGGGCAGAAGGCGGCTACTGCATTTCCTCAAACGAAATGACACGGCGTATGGGTCCCGGCTCGCGCGCAAGAGCGCTTGGCCGGGATGACGGCTACCAGAGCCTTTTCGCTTCTGATGGAATCAGAAGCGAGGCTCTATGATTTTGATTTGACGCGTTTTCTTCACGCGAACCGGTATCCACTTCGCTCGAAAACGCTATAACCCGCGCTGGAAATCTGCGTTGGTTCCGGCAGCATTACCATCGGCGGCTTGGCGTTGAGAGCTTCGATCTGAAAGGCCCTCCGGCGTGCGCCGAAAGGCCTCGTTACCGTTGATGAAGGACGATCATGCCACCTTGGTCGTCATGTGACGGTAGAGGAAGCCCTTGGCTTCGTCGTCGTTCTCGGTCTTGAAGGTGAACTTGTCCTTCAGCGCGATCGCCCTCGCCGCGGCCGGCCGAACTGAGACCTCGTCGAGCAGCCGCTTGAAGTTGGGATATTTGGCAACGGCACTCTCGCCGATCACGCGCGGCGCCATGCGCGCCCAGCCCCAGAACGCCATATCGACGATCGTGTAGGTGTCGCCGACCATGTAGCGGCTGTTGGCGAGATGATCGTCGAGAACCTTGTAGTGACGATGCGCCTCAAATTGGTAGCGGTTGTGCGCGTACTCCATGCCTTTCGGTGCATAATCCTTGAAATGCACGGCCTGGCCGGAATACGGCCCGAGGCCGGTCGCGATGAACATCAGCCACGACAGCAGTTGCGCGCGATTGGCCGGCGTATTCGCCGGCATGAACTTGCCGGTCTTTTCGCCGAGGTAAAGAAGAATGGCATTGCTGTCGAACACGAACACGCCGTCGTCGTCGATCGCCGGCACCTTGCCGTTCGGATTCACTTTCAGGAATTCCGGCTTGAACTGGTCGCCCTTGCGGGTATCGACCGGCACGAGCTCGCAGGGCAGGCCGGCTTCTTCCAGGAACAGCGCGACCTTGTTCGGGTTCGGCGCGCCATTGAAGTAGAACGTGAGCATCAAAAGATTCCCTGTTTGTTCTTGGTATGAATTGGGACGCGGGCGGATGTCCGCGAAGGAGCATTCCATGCTCGGATTTTTCGATCAATGCAACCGACGAGTCGCTTGCACGGCTATGCGTTGTCAGCAGAGCCGACCGCTGTCAGATCGGAATTCGAGCCAAAGGCTTCAGCCCGCCGCCATCTCGCTGCGGATCTCGGCGCGCAACTCGTCGATCAGCTTGAGGCCGTTGCTGGTTTCGACGTGCCAGAAGGTCCAGCCGTTGCAAGCGCCCGCACCTTGCGCCACCGCGCCGATGCGGTGAATCGATCCGACCTTGTCGCCGAGCATGATGGCGCCGTCGGCGCGCACCAGCGCGCCATGACGCTTCTTGGCGTCGACGAGTTTCGCGCCGGGCGAGATCATGCCGCGCTCGATCAGTTCGGAGAACGCCACGCGGGGCGCTTCGCGCGCGGTCATGAACGGGGCGAGGGTGGCTTCCGGGAGCGGTTCGACCGCCGCGATGCGTTTCTCGGCGGCGGCGGCGTAGGTCCGGTCGCGCTCGAAGCCGATGTAGTTGCGGCCGAGACGCCTGGCGACGGCGCCTGTGGTGCCGGTGCCGTTGAACGGATCGATGACAAGATCGCCGGGCCTTGACGACGACAGCAGCACCCGCGCCAGCAGGCCCTCGGGCTTCTGGGTCGGATGAACTTTCCTGCCGTCCTGGTCCTTCAGCCGTTCGTTGCCGGTGCACAGCGGAATCAGCCAATCTGATCGGGCCTGCACGTCCTCGTTGGAGGCTTTCAACGCCTCGTAATTGAACGTGTAGCCCTTGGCGTTCTCGTCGCGCGCGGCCCAGATCATGGTTTCGTGGGCATTGGTGAAGCGACGGCCGCGGAAATTCGGCATCGGGTTGGTCTTGCGCCAGACGATGTCGTTGAGGACCCAGAAGCCGAGGTCCTGCATGATCGCGCCGACCCGGAAGATGTTGTGATACGATCCGATCACCCAGATGGTGGCCGACGGCTTCATGACGCGGCGGCAGGCGAGCAGCCAGGCGCGGGTGAAATCGTCGTATGCCGCGAAGGACGAGAACTTGTCCCAGTCGTCGTTGACGGCATCGACGTGCGATTCGTCGGGACGCTTGAGATCGCCCTTGAGTTGCAAATTGTAGGGTGGATCCGCGAACACCAGATCGACCGATCCGGATGGAAGCTTCGACATCCCGGCGACGCAGTCGCCAACGATGATGCGCGAAGCGGGAGAGTCAAATTTGGTGCGGGGCGCCCTTGCAGACGCCCCGCGACGCGACACACCCATGACTCGACTACTCTGACTCAGGCGACGCTGTCGGCGACGCGGGACCTAACAACCGACTGGCGTTACAGTGACCTGCCAAAGTAAAAATCGACTTAACTGCAGGACATCTTTCGTTTGATGCAGATGCGTTTTCGCAACCTGGTGCGCAGACCGACATCGTTTTCGATGACCGATATCGTTTCCGATTCATGTGCGCGGTTGCGGTCGCTGCGCTTCATCGTCGGCGCCGGTCGGGGTATCGCCGCGTTCCCGGGACGCGACTATCAAATTCACTCCACTAGGCAATTATTGCCGGGCAGGCTATTGATAAACGAGGTGGAAATTTTACGTTGGTGTCGCCCTTGCGGCGATGTCACGATCGATCGGACACGAGGACGAACGCCATGCGTTATGACGATTTTCGCCGCAGCGACAACATCGACGACCGTCGCGACGACGGCGGCGGCATGGGCGGAGGGGGTGGATTCGGAATGGGACGCGGCGGCCTCGGCGTCGGCACCATTCTGGTGCTCGGCCTGGTCGGCTACGCATTCGGCATCGACCCGCGCATCCTGATCGGCGGCGCGGAAATCCTGACCGGCGGCCAGGCACCGACCCATCAGACCGGCAGCCGCTCGTCGTCCGGCAAGGCCGGTGCGCCGTCCGACGAAATGGGCAGCATGATCTCCGGCGTGCTCGGCGAAATCGACGACCGCTGGAGCGAAATCTTCGCGGCTAGCGGTCAAAAATATCACGGTCCGCGAATCGTGCTGTTTCGCAACGTCACCAACGGCGGACGCTGCGGCATGGCGCAGTCCGCGATGGGTCCGTTCTATTGCCCGCCGGACAAACAGATATTCCTCGACACCAATTTCTTCAAACAAGTGGAAACGCGCTTCCATGGCTGCTCGGGCAACGCCTGCAAGTTCACCGCGGCCTACATCATTGCGCACGAGGCCGGGCACCACATTCAGAACCTGCTCGGCATCCTGCCGCGCGTGACGCGATTGCAGCAGCAGGCCAACAGCAAGGCCGAGGCGAACGCGCTGCAGGTGAGGGTCGAATTGCAGGCGGATTGCCTTTCCGGCGTCTGGGTCAATCGCGAGGAGAAGAAGCGTCCTGGCTTCCTCGAAGCAGGCGATATCGACGCGGCGCTGACCACGGCGTCGGCGATCGGCGACGATACGCTGCAGCGGCAGGCGACCGGCCGTGTGGTGCCAGACTCGTTCACGCACGGTTCGGCGGCGCAGCGCAAGCGCTGGTTCATGACCGGCTACCAGCAGGGCACCGTGCAGGCCTGCAATACCTTCGCGACGGATCGTTTGTGAAGGCACAGTTCAATCCGTCATTGCGATGCTACGCGTCGCCCTTGAGTTCCTCGCAATGTGACGGTGAGGTTGCCTCAAAGCGAGCGCGAAGGAATTAGGTCCATGCCCTCCATCGACGAGACAAAGCCCTTCATCCCGCTCAACATCGCGGTGCTGACCGTTTCCGACACGCGCTCGCTCGCCGACGACAAGTCGGGCACGACGCTGGCGGAGCGGTTGACCGCCGCCGGTCACAAGCTCGGCGCGCGCGAGATTGTCACCGACGACGTCGAGGCGATCCAGATCCTGGTGAGAAAATGGATCGCGGACGCGGGCATCGATGTCGTCATCACGACCGGCGGAACCGGGTTCACCGGGCGCGACGTCACGCCGGAGGCCGTCGAGCCGCTGTTCGAGAAGCGGATGGATGGCTTCTCGATCGTTTTCCACATGCTGAGCCACGCCAAGATCGGCACCTCGACGATCCAGAGCCGCGCCACCGCCGGCACCGCTGGCTCGACTTTCATCTTCTGCCTGCCCGGCTCGCCGGGAGCCTGCCGCGACGGCTGGGACAGTATCCTCGCCCACCAGCTCGATTACCGCTCGCGTCCCTGCAACTTCGTCGAGATCATGCCGCGACTCGATGAACACCTGCGCCGCCCGAAGGCCAAGGGCGCGTCGGCCTGACGGCTCTTAAGAACGTCGGGTTATGTTCTTGATTTGTTCTGTTCAGGTGCTATAGTCTCGCCATGAGCAGAGCATCTTCTGTTGCCCTCGGGCACCCGCCGATCACGCCGCCCCCCGGATCGGCGGGTGCCGTGTCGCCTTTTACCGGGCTTGAGGTCGCCATCGACCGCGAGCGGCGGAGGGGGCGCGGCGCGCAATCCAACGTCAGCGGCCGCTACGAGACTGAGGCGCGGACAGCCTTCGACGATGGCTGGCAGAGCCTCGACGAGCTGCCACCGTTCAAGACCACGGTCGCCGTCGATGCCGCGCGAAAAGTCATCACCGGCAACGACTCGCCCGACATCGGCTTCGACCGCTCGATCAATCCCTATCGCGGCTGCGAGCATGGCTGCGTCTACTGTTTCGCGCGGCCCAGCCACGCCTATCTCGGCCTGTCGCCGGGGCTGGATTTCGAATCGAAGCTGTTCGCGAAGCCGGACGCCCCGGCATTGCTGGAGAAGGAACTGGCCGCGGACGGCTACGAACCGAAGATGATCGCGATCGGAACCAACACCGATCCCTACCAGCCGATCGAGCGCGACCAGAAGATCATGCGCGGCATCCTCGAAGTGCTGGAGCGCACCTCGCATCCGGTCGGCATCGTGACGAAATCGGCGCTGGTGACGCGCGATATCGACATCCTGTCGCGCATGGCGAAGCGCAACCTCGCCAAGGTGGCGATTTCGGTGACCTCGCTCGATTCCAGGCTCGCGCGTTCCATGGAGCCGCGGGCATCGACGCCCATGAGGCGGCTGGAAGCGCTGCGAATGCTGTCGGAGGCCGGCATTCCGACCACCGTGATGGTGGCGCCGGTGATCCCGGCTCTGAACGATTCCGAGATCGAGCGGATTCTGGATGCCGCTGCCCATGCTGGCGTCAGGGAAGCGAGCTATGTGCTGCTGCGCCTGCCGCTCGAGGTGCGCGATCTGTTCCGCGAATGGCTGATGGCGAACTACCCCGACCGCTACCGCCATGTCTTCGCGCTGATCCGGGACATGCGCAATGGCCGCGACTACGATTCGCAATGGGGCGCGCGGATGAAAGGCGCCGGGCCGATGGCGTGGATGATCGGTCGCCGCTTCGAGATCGCCTGCGAAAAGCTCGGCCTCAACAAGCGGCGTTTGAGACTGACGACGGACCATTTCGCGAAGCCGAAACGCAGCGGGCAGCAGTTAAGTCTGTTCTGAACCGAACTTCCGCCGTGGCGACGGCCCGCGAATCGCGGAACCGGGGCGCGGACAGCGGGCATAAATGCATTTCGGGATTGTCTTGAGGCCGTTCCGTCCGCACCATCCCCGAATGATTCGGGAACCATCCAGAGACAAGCCAGGAAAATCGCCGGCCATCGCCCCGAGCTTCCGGCATGAGCGCGCGCTCATCAAGCGCGGCGTCTGGCCGGTCGCGGGTTGCGACGAGGTCGGGCGCGGGCCGCTGGCGGGTCCGGTGGTAGCCGCGGCGGTGGTGCTCGATCCGAAGCGTATTCCCAAAGGCATCGACGATTCCAAGCGCCTCACGGCGGCGCGACGCGAGGAATTGTTCGAGGAGATCATCGCAACCGCGTCTTTCGCGGTGGCGTGCGCGTCGACCGCGCGGATCGATCGCGACAATATCCTGCGCGCGTCGCTGTGGGCGCTGGCGCGCGCGGTTCATGCACTGCCGGACATGCCAAAGCATGTCTTCGTCGATGGCCGCGACCGGATCGAGATCGCTTGCGCGTGCGAGCCGGTGATCGGCGGCGATGGCCTCGTGCTGTCGATCGCGGCCGCCTCGATCGTCGCCAAGGTTACGCGCGACCGGCTGATGTGCAAGCTGGCGCAGGACTGCCCCGGCTACGGCTTTGAGAGTCACAAGGGTTATGGCGTACCGGCGCATCTGGAGGCGCTCGGCCGTCTCGGACCGAGTCCGCATCATCGCAGCTTCTTCGCGCCGGTGGTTGCAGCACGCGAACGTCACCGCGCGCCACCGATCGGGGAGAGCGCCTCTGTGAGCGAAACATCGGGCGGGATATCGGTCGAGGCGGCGATCTGACCGGTCGGGCCGGTTGCCTCGCCGGCTCGCGCGCCTTATCACTCGCGGGCACCTCACTCACGCGCACCCGGAACTCCGCAAGACCCGCCGCCATCAGGCCCTTCATGCGCTTCACCTCGCTGGTTGTCGAACTGATCCGCGCCCGGCCGCTGCTGGTGTTCTGGATCGTGGCGCTGTTTCAGGCGGCGATCTGGCTGCTGGTGCCGCTGCTGCTGTACCGAGGTCCGCCTGGTGATCTCGCGACGGCGCTGTCGTTCGGCCGGGAATATCAGGTCGGAACGGATCTCGGGCCGCCGCTTGCGTTCTGGCTCGCCGACATCGTCTATCGCGCCGCCGGCAACCACATGTTCGGCGTCTATGTGCTGTCGCAGCTCTGCTTCATCGTTGCATTCCGGGTTCTGTACGAACTGGCGCAGACCATTGTCGGCAGCCAGCAGGCGGTTCTTGCCGTCCTGCTGACCATGACGGTCACCGCGTTCGGGGCACCCGGCCTGACATTCGGCCCGCTGGTGCTCGCCTTCCCGCTGTGGGCGTTGCTGCTGCTGCATTCCTGGCAGATCGTCGGGCAGGGTCGCCGCAATGCGTGGTTTGCGCTGTCGATCGAAGCCGGCTTGCTGTTGCTGACCACATGGTCGGCGGTCGGGTTGTTGCTGGCGCTGATCGTGTTCGCCCTGGCGACGGAGCGGGGCCGAAATGCCCTGGAATCGATCGATTGGCTGTTCGCGCTGCTGGTGATCGGGGTGCTCGCGCTGCCTTACCTGATCTGGCTGGTGCGCGCCGACGCACTCGGTGCGCCGCCTTGGCCTGCTTTGGACGAGTTGCACCTGCGGCTATTGCGTTGGGGTGAACTGATCTTCTCACTCATGATCGCGATGGCCGGCCTTGTTTTGCTGATTGTCCTCAATTCCAATCTCGTCAATTGGAGGCCTGAAGACGCGCCGGTGATCGTCCGGCCGCCGGTTGATCCGTTGGCGCAGAATTTCGTCTACGTCTTCGCCCTCGCGCCGGCGCTCGGTGGAAGTCTCGTTGCGGCGCTGTTCGGGGTCGATCACGTCGTCGGAGGCGCGGCAATTGCGCTGTTGATGTCGGGTCTTGCGGTCGTGCTGTTCTCCGGCGAGTTGATTCATCTGCGCCGTCTGCGCGTGCTGCGCGTGGCGTGGCTCGCCGCGGTCGTGGCTCCGGCTCTCGCGGTGATCGCGACGATCGTTGTTCAGCCGTGGTTCGCAAGCACCGAGGTTACGACGTCAATTCCCGCGCCGGCGATCGGCCGTTTCTTCGGCGAGAATTTCCAGCGCCGCACCAATCATCCGCTGCAGGCGGTCGCGGGCGATCCGCAACTCGCGGCCCTCGTCGCACTCGGTCCGTCGCGGCCGCATCTCCTGCTCGACGCGGCGCCTGAGCGCACGCCGTGGATGACGTTTGCGAGGTTCAACGAACTTGGCGGCGTCGTGGTCTGGCGCGCGTCCGATACCGCGGGCACGCCCCCCGACGCCATCGCCAAGCGGTTTCCGGGCATCGTTCCGGAGATTCCGCGCGCGTTCGAGCGCCTCGTCAACGGCCGGCTGCCCTCGTTGCGGATCGGCTGGGCCATCGTCCGGCCGAAAGCGCCGTGACGCCAGATCGATCAAGCCTGCGCTGACTGCTCCAGCGCCATATCTTCCAGCGCCTTGGCGATGGCGCGCAGGTCGAGCCACGCCAACCGCTTGGAGGACGGCGACCGCAGCAGGTATGCCGGATGGAACGTCGCCATCGCGCGGATCGTTCGTGTGCCGGTATCGTAGTCGAACCATTTGCTGCGGGTCTTCATGATTCCCTCGCGGGTCGGCAGCAGCGCCTGCGTCGACGGGTTTCCGAGCGTGACCAGCACGTCGGGGTTCACCAGTTCGATCTGGCGCTGGATGAACGGCAGGCAAATCTGGGTTTCCTGCGGCGTTGGCGTCCGGTTGCCGGGCGGCCGCCATGGAATGACGTTGGCGATGTAGACGTCGCTGCGCTTGAGGCCGATCGCCGCGATCATGCGGTTGAGAAGCTGGCCTGAACGGCCGACGAACGGCAGGCCCTCGATATCCTCGTCGCGTCCTGGCGCCTCGCCGACGAACATCAGGCGCGCTTGCGGATTGCCGTCGGCGAACACCAGCCGCGACGCGGTGAATTTCAGCGCGCAGCCGTCGAAGCTGTCGAGCAATGTCCGCAACGCTTCGAGCGAGGGTGCGGTGCGCGCGGCCTCGCGCGCGGATTCGATGGCAATCTCCGGAGGCGGCGCGATCCCGGCGCGAGGCGCTGCCGTGACCGCGCGGTTTGGCGGCTGCCGCGCCGGAACGGGAGCGGTTCCGGCCGGCGCCACGACCGGCCGGTCGGGGGTGGCCAAATCGAGGACGGCCAAGTCGGGGGCGGACAGGCGGTCGACCGGTTCATCCCCCAGCGCACAATCCACCCCGGCCTCGAGATAAAAGGTCATAAGTTCTCGGACGGTGGGTGCGTGATCGGAGGTCATGGTGGCATGCATGCATACAAGGTTTTTGGGTTTTGCCGAAAATTAACCTGGACAGGACTCTGCATGGAACGCCGAAAGGGGCGCTTTCCATGGTTGTTCTCGGGAAAAAAATCGGAAACAACAAGCTTTGAGACGGCCAAGCCTTGGGAAACATTACAGACCCAAAGGTCGCCGGTTGCGGAAGCAGATCATGAGCAGCGACGAATTGCCGCCCCGTGAATCGATGGATTTCGACGTCGTCATCGTCGGCGCGGGACCGTCGGGCCTGTCGGCGGCGATTCGGCTCAAGCAGCTCAATGCCGATCTCAGCATCGTCGTCGTCGAAAAGGGGTCCGAGGTCGGCGC from Nitrobacter sp. NHB1 carries:
- a CDS encoding ribonuclease HII, whose protein sequence is MIREPSRDKPGKSPAIAPSFRHERALIKRGVWPVAGCDEVGRGPLAGPVVAAAVVLDPKRIPKGIDDSKRLTAARREELFEEIIATASFAVACASTARIDRDNILRASLWALARAVHALPDMPKHVFVDGRDRIEIACACEPVIGGDGLVLSIAAASIVAKVTRDRLMCKLAQDCPGYGFESHKGYGVPAHLEALGRLGPSPHHRSFFAPVVAARERHRAPPIGESASVSETSGGISVEAAI
- the ypfJ gene encoding KPN_02809 family neutral zinc metallopeptidase, coding for MRYDDFRRSDNIDDRRDDGGGMGGGGGFGMGRGGLGVGTILVLGLVGYAFGIDPRILIGGAEILTGGQAPTHQTGSRSSSGKAGAPSDEMGSMISGVLGEIDDRWSEIFAASGQKYHGPRIVLFRNVTNGGRCGMAQSAMGPFYCPPDKQIFLDTNFFKQVETRFHGCSGNACKFTAAYIIAHEAGHHIQNLLGILPRVTRLQQQANSKAEANALQVRVELQADCLSGVWVNREEKKRPGFLEAGDIDAALTTASAIGDDTLQRQATGRVVPDSFTHGSAAQRKRWFMTGYQQGTVQACNTFATDRL
- a CDS encoding uracil-DNA glycosylase, which translates into the protein MTSDHAPTVRELMTFYLEAGVDCALGDEPVDRLSAPDLAVLDLATPDRPVVAPAGTAPVPARQPPNRAVTAAPRAGIAPPPEIAIESAREAARTAPSLEALRTLLDSFDGCALKFTASRLVFADGNPQARLMFVGEAPGRDEDIEGLPFVGRSGQLLNRMIAAIGLKRSDVYIANVIPWRPPGNRTPTPQETQICLPFIQRQIELVNPDVLVTLGNPSTQALLPTREGIMKTRSKWFDYDTGTRTIRAMATFHPAYLLRSPSSKRLAWLDLRAIAKALEDMALEQSAQA
- a CDS encoding site-specific DNA-methyltransferase, giving the protein MGVSRRGASARAPRTKFDSPASRIIVGDCVAGMSKLPSGSVDLVFADPPYNLQLKGDLKRPDESHVDAVNDDWDKFSSFAAYDDFTRAWLLACRRVMKPSATIWVIGSYHNIFRVGAIMQDLGFWVLNDIVWRKTNPMPNFRGRRFTNAHETMIWAARDENAKGYTFNYEALKASNEDVQARSDWLIPLCTGNERLKDQDGRKVHPTQKPEGLLARVLLSSSRPGDLVIDPFNGTGTTGAVARRLGRNYIGFERDRTYAAAAEKRIAAVEPLPEATLAPFMTAREAPRVAFSELIERGMISPGAKLVDAKKRHGALVRADGAIMLGDKVGSIHRIGAVAQGAGACNGWTFWHVETSNGLKLIDELRAEIRSEMAAG
- the moaB gene encoding molybdenum cofactor biosynthesis protein B, which translates into the protein MPSIDETKPFIPLNIAVLTVSDTRSLADDKSGTTLAERLTAAGHKLGAREIVTDDVEAIQILVRKWIADAGIDVVITTGGTGFTGRDVTPEAVEPLFEKRMDGFSIVFHMLSHAKIGTSTIQSRATAGTAGSTFIFCLPGSPGACRDGWDSILAHQLDYRSRPCNFVEIMPRLDEHLRRPKAKGASA
- a CDS encoding glycosyltransferase family 39 protein — translated: MRFTSLVVELIRARPLLVFWIVALFQAAIWLLVPLLLYRGPPGDLATALSFGREYQVGTDLGPPLAFWLADIVYRAAGNHMFGVYVLSQLCFIVAFRVLYELAQTIVGSQQAVLAVLLTMTVTAFGAPGLTFGPLVLAFPLWALLLLHSWQIVGQGRRNAWFALSIEAGLLLLTTWSAVGLLLALIVFALATERGRNALESIDWLFALLVIGVLALPYLIWLVRADALGAPPWPALDELHLRLLRWGELIFSLMIAMAGLVLLIVLNSNLVNWRPEDAPVIVRPPVDPLAQNFVYVFALAPALGGSLVAALFGVDHVVGGAAIALLMSGLAVVLFSGELIHLRRLRVLRVAWLAAVVAPALAVIATIVVQPWFASTEVTTSIPAPAIGRFFGENFQRRTNHPLQAVAGDPQLAALVALGPSRPHLLLDAAPERTPWMTFARFNELGGVVVWRASDTAGTPPDAIAKRFPGIVPEIPRAFERLVNGRLPSLRIGWAIVRPKAP
- a CDS encoding glutathione S-transferase family protein, whose amino-acid sequence is MLTFYFNGAPNPNKVALFLEEAGLPCELVPVDTRKGDQFKPEFLKVNPNGKVPAIDDDGVFVFDSNAILLYLGEKTGKFMPANTPANRAQLLSWLMFIATGLGPYSGQAVHFKDYAPKGMEYAHNRYQFEAHRHYKVLDDHLANSRYMVGDTYTIVDMAFWGWARMAPRVIGESAVAKYPNFKRLLDEVSVRPAAARAIALKDKFTFKTENDDEAKGFLYRHMTTKVA
- a CDS encoding PA0069 family radical SAM protein, with the translated sequence MSRASSVALGHPPITPPPGSAGAVSPFTGLEVAIDRERRRGRGAQSNVSGRYETEARTAFDDGWQSLDELPPFKTTVAVDAARKVITGNDSPDIGFDRSINPYRGCEHGCVYCFARPSHAYLGLSPGLDFESKLFAKPDAPALLEKELAADGYEPKMIAIGTNTDPYQPIERDQKIMRGILEVLERTSHPVGIVTKSALVTRDIDILSRMAKRNLAKVAISVTSLDSRLARSMEPRASTPMRRLEALRMLSEAGIPTTVMVAPVIPALNDSEIERILDAAAHAGVREASYVLLRLPLEVRDLFREWLMANYPDRYRHVFALIRDMRNGRDYDSQWGARMKGAGPMAWMIGRRFEIACEKLGLNKRRLRLTTDHFAKPKRSGQQLSLF